In one window of Phycisphaerales bacterium DNA:
- a CDS encoding alkene reductase, with product MTTLDTSVATLLSPLQAGQIDARTRVWMAPLTRSRSKQPGDVPWELNAEYYGQRADPLKGAAVIISEATQVSPQGKGYAFTPGIYSEEQVKGWKLVTDAVHDKGGLILAQLWHVGRISHVDLQPNGQMPVAPSAIRADSKTYTSKESGMVPTSQPRALDTDEIPGVVDQFRQAARNAKAAGFDGVEIHGANGYLLQQFLRRSTNHRDDAYGGSLENRARFCLEVTRAVLESWETGRVGYRISPMAEGDEDPQDQPTDTYAYLAGELGRMGLSYIHVVEAFRASERDEKSERVFAAIRQAFRDAGGSAYVGNGEYTAEAAARRIDQDKADAVAFGKPFISNPDLAERFRRKAPLNDWDQSTFYGGGPEGYTDYPALES from the coding sequence ATGACCACCCTCGATACCAGCGTCGCGACACTCCTCTCGCCCCTCCAAGCCGGCCAGATCGACGCGAGGACCCGCGTCTGGATGGCTCCGCTCACTCGGAGCCGGAGCAAGCAGCCCGGTGACGTTCCATGGGAGCTCAATGCCGAGTACTACGGGCAGCGGGCCGATCCGCTCAAGGGTGCCGCCGTCATCATCTCCGAGGCCACCCAGGTCAGCCCGCAGGGCAAGGGCTACGCCTTCACGCCGGGCATCTACAGCGAAGAGCAAGTGAAGGGTTGGAAGCTCGTTACCGATGCCGTGCACGATAAGGGGGGGCTCATCCTCGCCCAGCTCTGGCACGTCGGGCGCATCAGCCACGTCGACCTGCAACCGAACGGCCAGATGCCAGTCGCTCCCTCGGCCATCCGCGCCGACAGCAAGACCTACACCAGCAAAGAGAGTGGCATGGTGCCCACCAGCCAGCCGCGGGCTCTCGACACTGACGAGATCCCCGGCGTGGTTGATCAGTTCCGCCAGGCTGCTCGCAACGCCAAGGCCGCGGGCTTCGACGGCGTCGAAATTCATGGCGCCAATGGCTACCTGCTCCAGCAGTTTCTCCGCCGATCGACCAATCATCGCGATGATGCATATGGCGGATCGCTCGAGAACCGCGCGAGATTCTGTCTGGAAGTGACGCGAGCGGTGCTGGAGTCCTGGGAAACCGGCCGCGTGGGCTATCGGATCAGCCCGATGGCCGAGGGCGACGAGGATCCTCAGGACCAGCCGACGGACACCTATGCCTACCTCGCCGGCGAGCTTGGTCGGATGGGTTTGTCGTACATCCACGTCGTCGAGGCCTTCCGCGCATCCGAGCGGGACGAGAAGAGCGAGCGCGTCTTTGCCGCCATCCGTCAGGCGTTCCGCGATGCTGGCGGCTCGGCCTACGTTGGCAACGGCGAATACACCGCCGAGGCTGCCGCTCGACGTATCGACCAGGACAAGGCCGACGCCGTGGCATTCGGCAAGCCCTTCATCAGCAATCCCGATCTCGCCGAACGATTCCGTCGGAAAGCCCCGCTGAATGACTGGGACCAGTCGACGTTCTATGGGGGAGGCCCGGAAGGCTACACGGATTACCCGGCCCTGGAGAGCTGA
- a CDS encoding anthranilate synthase component I family protein codes for MQAPFDIPADLDTPVSVYRKLAEFSPCFLLESAESGTRLARYSFIGLDPAFTARLPSDGSPLQIRSSQGLEEGPAPTDTEGFLQMLRLLRDRAPSLAPVPAGVPFAGGIVGVSGYDAVRFFEPLPAPAGRADVAPIALYCAPRSLLVFDHLTRRMALLHAGEEWERASLKREMLHAMRGAHPAEPVRSGHAPAQHSLCQPEFLERVASAKQDIYNGEVFQLVLSIRSCGEVHTEPFQVYRALRMLNPSAYMYFLDIEGTRVVGASPEALFRCQGGQAMLRPIAGTRKRGQSEDEDRALEAELAADPKEAAEHVMLVDLARNDLGRVARPGSIRVDPFRVIERYSHVMHLVSGVRGELDAGVDAMDLMAASFPAGTLVGTPKVRAMQLIDGYEPVGRGFYAGAVGYFAKPVDDGPASADKAICIRTLVFQDGQYAYQAGAGIVADSSPEAEYQEVRSKVAVLEKALELAEGGW; via the coding sequence ATGCAAGCTCCCTTCGACATTCCTGCCGACCTCGACACGCCGGTGTCGGTCTATCGCAAGTTGGCCGAGTTCTCGCCCTGCTTCCTGTTGGAATCGGCCGAGAGCGGCACCCGGCTGGCGCGATACTCGTTCATCGGCCTGGATCCGGCGTTTACTGCCCGCCTGCCGAGTGACGGCTCGCCGTTGCAGATCCGCTCTTCTCAAGGCCTCGAAGAAGGCCCGGCACCGACGGATACCGAGGGTTTCCTCCAAATGCTCAGATTGCTGCGGGACCGCGCGCCATCGCTTGCGCCCGTGCCCGCTGGGGTGCCGTTCGCAGGCGGTATCGTGGGTGTAAGCGGATACGACGCCGTGCGGTTCTTCGAGCCCTTGCCCGCACCGGCGGGCCGAGCGGATGTGGCCCCGATCGCATTGTACTGTGCGCCCCGAAGCCTGCTCGTATTTGATCACCTTACACGACGCATGGCCCTGCTTCACGCTGGCGAGGAGTGGGAACGCGCTTCGCTGAAGCGGGAGATGCTGCATGCCATGCGCGGCGCGCACCCGGCCGAGCCAGTACGGAGCGGCCACGCGCCAGCGCAGCACAGCCTGTGCCAGCCCGAGTTCCTCGAACGGGTCGCCTCGGCCAAGCAGGACATCTACAACGGCGAGGTCTTCCAACTCGTGCTCAGCATTCGCAGCTGCGGCGAGGTACACACCGAGCCCTTCCAGGTCTATCGAGCCCTTCGAATGCTCAATCCGTCTGCGTACATGTATTTCCTCGACATCGAGGGGACACGTGTGGTGGGCGCTTCACCCGAGGCCTTGTTCCGATGCCAGGGAGGCCAGGCCATGCTCCGACCAATCGCGGGCACCCGCAAACGAGGCCAGAGCGAGGACGAGGATCGGGCGCTCGAAGCCGAACTCGCCGCCGACCCGAAGGAGGCCGCCGAGCACGTCATGCTTGTCGACCTGGCTCGCAACGACCTCGGTCGGGTGGCTCGGCCTGGCTCGATCCGCGTCGATCCGTTCCGCGTCATCGAGCGATACTCCCACGTCATGCATCTTGTAAGCGGCGTACGTGGCGAACTTGATGCGGGCGTTGACGCCATGGACCTGATGGCCGCCTCATTCCCCGCCGGCACGCTGGTGGGCACGCCGAAGGTTCGGGCCATGCAACTGATCGATGGGTACGAGCCGGTCGGGCGGGGGTTCTATGCCGGGGCGGTGGGCTACTTCGCCAAGCCGGTGGACGACGGGCCGGCCAGCGCCGACAAGGCGATCTGCATCCGCACGCTCGTGTTCCAGGATGGGCAGTATGCATACCAGGCCGGTGCGGGCATCGTGGCCGATTCCTCGCCCGAAGCCGAGTACCAGGAAGTGCGCTCGAAGGTGGCGGTGCTCGAAAAGGCCCTCGAGTTGGCCGAGGGGGGCTGGTGA
- the trpD gene encoding anthranilate phosphoribosyltransferase, whose translation MTLDASHALDSLLAGTSLQEDEAMLLAHALAEGAVEPAMAGALLAALRAKGESAEEVRGLARGLRELARTPEFETPSDACDLVGTGGDGSNSYNISTGAALLATAAGATIIKHGNRSISSRSGAADLLSALGIGIPMPDASNCLRETGFVYLHAPAYHPAMAQIAPIRKAMGVRTVFNILGPLTNPGRPPFAVIGAYSPAAAELMSNALAGMGIERAFVVHGEPGWDEATPCGPFLLFDVRRDRVERTERDPAEVGLERCNPEQLKGGTPGENAAALARVLHGEDTGPHRDALVLTAGLALEVSGKAASLAQGITMAAAAITDGRAGRLLHRLAGGPS comes from the coding sequence ATGACACTCGATGCCTCGCACGCACTCGACTCCCTGTTAGCCGGCACCTCGCTGCAAGAAGACGAGGCGATGCTGCTGGCACACGCCCTGGCCGAAGGTGCTGTCGAGCCCGCCATGGCCGGCGCACTGCTGGCGGCCTTGCGGGCCAAGGGCGAATCGGCCGAGGAAGTCCGCGGCCTGGCTCGAGGTCTGCGCGAGCTCGCCCGGACACCCGAGTTTGAGACGCCCAGCGATGCCTGCGACCTGGTGGGCACCGGGGGCGATGGAAGCAACAGCTACAACATCTCTACCGGCGCGGCACTGCTCGCAACCGCAGCCGGCGCCACGATCATCAAGCACGGCAATCGATCCATCAGTTCACGCTCCGGCGCGGCCGACCTGCTCTCGGCGCTCGGTATTGGCATACCGATGCCCGATGCGAGTAACTGCCTCCGAGAGACTGGCTTCGTCTACCTGCATGCGCCAGCCTATCACCCCGCGATGGCGCAGATCGCGCCCATCCGCAAGGCCATGGGGGTGCGCACGGTATTCAACATTCTGGGGCCCTTAACCAACCCGGGCCGCCCGCCATTCGCGGTCATCGGGGCGTACTCGCCGGCGGCGGCCGAACTCATGTCGAACGCTCTGGCGGGGATGGGAATCGAGCGAGCATTCGTCGTCCACGGCGAACCGGGGTGGGATGAGGCGACGCCGTGCGGACCGTTTCTGTTGTTCGACGTTCGCAGGGATCGGGTCGAGCGCACCGAGCGTGATCCGGCAGAGGTGGGCCTCGAGCGTTGCAACCCCGAGCAACTGAAGGGGGGCACGCCCGGGGAGAACGCCGCTGCACTCGCTCGGGTATTGCATGGCGAGGACACAGGCCCTCACCGAGATGCGTTGGTGCTGACGGCGGGGCTCGCGCTCGAGGTCTCGGGCAAGGCAGCCAGTCTGGCCCAGGGCATCACCATGGCAGCCGCGGCGATCACCGACGGGCGAGCAGGCCGCCTCCTGCACCGTCTCGCAGGCGGGCCATCGTGA
- a CDS encoding aminodeoxychorismate/anthranilate synthase component II, translated as MPRVLMIDNYDSFTFNLVQYMRELGADVLTHRNDALTVDEARALQPTHLMISPGPGRPEGAGVTMSMIEAFAETVPILGVCLGFQAIAAVWGAPIRHAACLMHGKPSDIEHDGHGVYAGVPQGTPVGRYHSLGVHEQDLHADLIPTSRDVDGGELMGLRHRSLPIEAVQFHPESVLTPWGGRMVANFLGVHDREVRPPYPTRVYAPTAEVRP; from the coding sequence ATGCCGCGGGTGCTCATGATCGACAACTACGACTCGTTCACGTTTAACCTCGTGCAGTACATGCGCGAACTGGGCGCCGACGTGCTGACGCACCGCAACGACGCCTTGACGGTAGACGAGGCGCGTGCGCTGCAGCCGACGCACCTGATGATCTCCCCCGGTCCTGGGCGGCCCGAAGGCGCAGGCGTCACCATGTCCATGATCGAGGCGTTCGCCGAGACAGTTCCGATCCTTGGCGTGTGCCTGGGCTTCCAGGCCATTGCCGCCGTGTGGGGAGCGCCAATCCGGCATGCCGCGTGCTTGATGCATGGCAAGCCATCGGACATCGAGCACGACGGACACGGCGTGTACGCGGGCGTGCCCCAGGGGACGCCCGTCGGGCGATACCACTCGCTCGGGGTGCATGAGCAGGACCTTCACGCAGACTTGATCCCGACGTCTCGTGATGTCGACGGTGGTGAACTGATGGGCTTGCGGCACCGGTCGCTGCCGATCGAGGCCGTCCAGTTTCATCCCGAGTCGGTGCTCACACCGTGGGGAGGCCGGATGGTGGCGAACTTCCTCGGCGTACATGATCGCGAAGTCCGGCCGCCGTACCCGACGCGGGTCTATGCGCCCACCGCGGAGGTGCGGCCATGA